The following are from one region of the Muntiacus reevesi chromosome 3, mMunRee1.1, whole genome shotgun sequence genome:
- the KLHDC7A gene encoding kelch domain-containing protein 7A isoform X2 encodes MLPRGGGAEAQDWHLDMQLTGQLVLSAAALLLLTAAYRLYKSRPARALPRQGGTEAGEEGEAGGSRQPAVQEAGPRAPQWHVRRRRGSKAGTGLPGCSWENTEASRVPATGASSAASEAGEAGKAGRKGAGAEHAGQRPDADLAAPRCGGQEAGTAVDGRPELPHHCHPCGEPPVPAAGLPAVESGRVGGELAPWRDSGPPKHPGGGEQESPHEGQAACPEAWCDMNNSWVFTHASGVHREEAGALQAASDLGLALRQREGGSDTSYTFSSVARVRVEENFIPEKVEGIRPRLKGKVYDYYVDSTSQATSRSRLAPGTAAAVGAPAPESVSDPLGMRTASEGPADDGEGGPETAASPRPVPSHSTRGFSRKESLLQIVENPELQLQLDGFGDPVSSCPDQGALPTRPTSQDSPKSSSAGSRGNPPVHSVAGANFFRPQLGPGSAPEVHLDLGNCYEALTFAKREKLEPLKEAAYKVMSDNYLQVLRSPDIYGCLSGAERELVLQRRLRGRKHLVVADVCPQEGSGRLCCYDDARDVWRPLARLPPEAVSRGCSICSLFNYLFLVSGCPGSERQPSNRVFCYNPLTDIWSEVCPLNQARPHCRLVALDGQLYAVGGECLNTVERYDPRLDRWAFAPPLPTDTFALAHTAAASGGELFVTGGSLRYLLLRFSAREQRWRAGPTGGGRDRTAEMVAVGGFLYRFDLNRSLGISVYRCSASARLWYECATYRTPFPDAFQCAVVDELVYCVGRRRTLRFLADCVSPRFVPEMLQAFPSPRGTLLPTVLTLPGPDVPQTRV; translated from the coding sequence ATGCtccccagaggaggaggagcagaggcCCAGGACTGGCATCTGGACATGCAGCTGACGGGCCAGCTGGTGCTGTCCGCCGCTGCCCTGCTCCTGCTGACCGCAGCCTACAGGCTGTACAAGTCCAGACCAGCCCGGGCCCTGCCGCGGCAGGGGGGCACCGAGGCCGGGGAAGAGGGGGAGGCAGGGGGCTCCAGGCAGCCTGCCGTCCAGGAGGCTGGTCCCCGGGCGCCACAGTGGCACGTGAGACGCCGCAGGGGAAGCAAGGCGGGCACAGGATTGCCGGGCTGCAGCTGGGAGAACACGGAGGCCTCCAGAGTCCCGGCCACCGGAGCGTCCTCCGCAGCCTCAGAAGCTGGAGAGGCTGGGAAAGCTGGGAGGAAAGGTGCTGGAGCGGAGCATGCTGGGCAGCGCCCGGACGCTGACCTGGCAGCTCCTCGGTGCGGAGGCCAGGAAGCCGGAACAGCTGTGGACGGTAGGCCCGAGCTGCCCCACCACTGCCACCCGTGCGGCGAACCCCCAGTCCCCGCCGCTGGCCTCCCCGCCGTGGAGAGTGGCCGTGTGGGCGGTGAGCTCGCTCCCTGGCGGGACAGTGGGCCCCCCAAGCATCCAGGGGGCGGGGAGCAGGAATCCCCCCATGAAGGTCAGGCGGCCTGCCCTGAAGCCTGGTGTGACATGAACAACAGCTGGGTCTTTACCCACGCATCAGGGGTCCACAGGGAGGAGGCGGGGGCCCTCCAGGCTGCCTCGGACCTGGGCCTGGCCCTGCGTCAGCGGGAGGGTGGCTCCGACACCTCCTACACCTTCTCGTCCGTGGCCCGGGTTCGAGTAGAGGAGAATTTCATACCGGAGAAGGTGGAAGGGATCAGGCCCAGGCTGAAGGGCAAGGTGTATGATTACTACGTGGACTCCACCTCTCAGGCCACCTCCAGGAGTAGGCTGGCCCCCGGAACAGCCGCCGCAGTGGGGGCTCCAGCCCCGGAGTCAGTATCAGACCCCCTGGGAATGAGGACAGCGTCTGAAGGGCCCGCCGATGACGGAGAGGGTGGGCCAGAGACTGCCGCCTCTCCCCGGCCTGTCCCCTCCCACTCCACGCGAGGCTTCAGCCGCAAGGAGAGCCTGCTTCAGATCGTGGAGAACccggagcttcagctgcagctcGATGGCTTTGGGGACCCTGTTTCGTCCTGCCCAGACCAGGGTGCCCTGCCCACCCGCCCCACATCCCAGGATTCTCCTAAGTCCAGCTCAGCCGGAAGCCGCGGGAATCCCCCCGTGCACTCCGTGGCTGGAGCCAATTTCTTCCGCCCCCAGCTCGGCCCTGGATCAGCCCCAGAGGTCCACCTGGATCTGGGCAACTGCTACGAGGCGCTGACCTTTGCCAAGAGGGAGAAGCTGGAGCCCCTGAAGGAGGCGGCCTACAAGGTGATGAGTGACAACTACCTCCAGGTCCTGCGGAGCCCCGACATCTACGGGTGCCTGAGCGGGGCGGAGCGCGAGCTGGTCCTCCAGCGCCGGCTCCGGGGCCGCAAGCACCTGGTGGTGGCCGACGTGTGCCCCCAGGAAGGCTCCGGCCGCCTCTGCTGCTACGACGATGCGCGGGACGTCTGGCGCCCGCTGGCCCGCCTGCCGCCCGAGGCTGTGTCCCGGGGCTGTTCCATCTGCAGCCTCTTCAATTACCTCTTCCTGGTGTCCGGTTGCCCGGGCTCGGAGCGCCAGCCCTCCAATCGCGTCTTCTGCTACAACCCGCTGACGGACATCTGGAGCGAGGTGTGCCCGCTGAACCAGGCTCGGCCGCACTGCCGGCTGGTGGCCCTGGACGGACAGCTCTACGCCGTCGGGGGCGAGTGTCTGAACACGGTGGAACGCTACGACCCTCGCCTGGACCGCTGGGCCTTTGCGCCGCCGCTGCCCACCGACACCTTCGCCCTGGCGCACACGGCGGCGGCGAGCGGAGGCGAGCTCTTCGTCACCGGCGGCTCGCTGCGATACCTGCTGCTGCGCTTCTCCGCCCGGGAGCAGCGCTGGCGCGCCGGGCCCACCGGGGGCGGCAGGGACCGCACGGCCGAGATGGTGGCGGTCGGAGGCTTCCTCTATCGCTTCGACCTCAACCGCAGCCTGGGCATCAGCGTCTACCGCTGCAGCGCCAGCGCGCGCCTCTGGTACGAGTGCGCCACGTACCGGACGCCGTTCCCCGACGCCTTCCAGTGCGCCGTGGTGGACGAGCTCGTCTACTGCGTGGGGCGCCGGCGCACGCTGCGCTTCCTGGCCGACTGCGTCTCGCCCAGGTTTGTGCCCGAAATGCTGCAAGCCTTCCCCTCCCCGCGGGGCACCCTCCTGCCCACCGTCCTGACCTTGCCGGGTCCTGATGTGCCCCAGACCAGGGTCTAG
- the KLHDC7A gene encoding kelch domain-containing protein 7A isoform X1 has translation MQLTGQLVLSAAALLLLTAAYRLYKSRPARALPRQGGTEAGEEGEAGGSRQPAVQEAGPRAPQWHVRRRRGSKAGTGLPGCSWENTEASRVPATGASSAASEAGEAGKAGRKGAGAEHAGQRPDADLAAPRCGGQEAGTAVDGRPELPHHCHPCGEPPVPAAGLPAVESGRVGGELAPWRDSGPPKHPGGGEQESPHEGQAACPEAWCDMNNSWVFTHASGVHREEAGALQAASDLGLALRQREGGSDTSYTFSSVARVRVEENFIPEKVEGIRPRLKGKVYDYYVDSTSQATSRSRLAPGTAAAVGAPAPESVSDPLGMRTASEGPADDGEGGPETAASPRPVPSHSTRGFSRKESLLQIVENPELQLQLDGFGDPVSSCPDQGALPTRPTSQDSPKSSSAGSRGNPPVHSVAGANFFRPQLGPGSAPEVHLDLGNCYEALTFAKREKLEPLKEAAYKVMSDNYLQVLRSPDIYGCLSGAERELVLQRRLRGRKHLVVADVCPQEGSGRLCCYDDARDVWRPLARLPPEAVSRGCSICSLFNYLFLVSGCPGSERQPSNRVFCYNPLTDIWSEVCPLNQARPHCRLVALDGQLYAVGGECLNTVERYDPRLDRWAFAPPLPTDTFALAHTAAASGGELFVTGGSLRYLLLRFSAREQRWRAGPTGGGRDRTAEMVAVGGFLYRFDLNRSLGISVYRCSASARLWYECATYRTPFPDAFQCAVVDELVYCVGRRRTLRFLADCVSPRSQSPSQYSCSGHPALALGAGGSLPGGEGMTSFAFPVPVVAWSASSDGRGSGGTGP, from the exons ATGCAGCTGACGGGCCAGCTGGTGCTGTCCGCCGCTGCCCTGCTCCTGCTGACCGCAGCCTACAGGCTGTACAAGTCCAGACCAGCCCGGGCCCTGCCGCGGCAGGGGGGCACCGAGGCCGGGGAAGAGGGGGAGGCAGGGGGCTCCAGGCAGCCTGCCGTCCAGGAGGCTGGTCCCCGGGCGCCACAGTGGCACGTGAGACGCCGCAGGGGAAGCAAGGCGGGCACAGGATTGCCGGGCTGCAGCTGGGAGAACACGGAGGCCTCCAGAGTCCCGGCCACCGGAGCGTCCTCCGCAGCCTCAGAAGCTGGAGAGGCTGGGAAAGCTGGGAGGAAAGGTGCTGGAGCGGAGCATGCTGGGCAGCGCCCGGACGCTGACCTGGCAGCTCCTCGGTGCGGAGGCCAGGAAGCCGGAACAGCTGTGGACGGTAGGCCCGAGCTGCCCCACCACTGCCACCCGTGCGGCGAACCCCCAGTCCCCGCCGCTGGCCTCCCCGCCGTGGAGAGTGGCCGTGTGGGCGGTGAGCTCGCTCCCTGGCGGGACAGTGGGCCCCCCAAGCATCCAGGGGGCGGGGAGCAGGAATCCCCCCATGAAGGTCAGGCGGCCTGCCCTGAAGCCTGGTGTGACATGAACAACAGCTGGGTCTTTACCCACGCATCAGGGGTCCACAGGGAGGAGGCGGGGGCCCTCCAGGCTGCCTCGGACCTGGGCCTGGCCCTGCGTCAGCGGGAGGGTGGCTCCGACACCTCCTACACCTTCTCGTCCGTGGCCCGGGTTCGAGTAGAGGAGAATTTCATACCGGAGAAGGTGGAAGGGATCAGGCCCAGGCTGAAGGGCAAGGTGTATGATTACTACGTGGACTCCACCTCTCAGGCCACCTCCAGGAGTAGGCTGGCCCCCGGAACAGCCGCCGCAGTGGGGGCTCCAGCCCCGGAGTCAGTATCAGACCCCCTGGGAATGAGGACAGCGTCTGAAGGGCCCGCCGATGACGGAGAGGGTGGGCCAGAGACTGCCGCCTCTCCCCGGCCTGTCCCCTCCCACTCCACGCGAGGCTTCAGCCGCAAGGAGAGCCTGCTTCAGATCGTGGAGAACccggagcttcagctgcagctcGATGGCTTTGGGGACCCTGTTTCGTCCTGCCCAGACCAGGGTGCCCTGCCCACCCGCCCCACATCCCAGGATTCTCCTAAGTCCAGCTCAGCCGGAAGCCGCGGGAATCCCCCCGTGCACTCCGTGGCTGGAGCCAATTTCTTCCGCCCCCAGCTCGGCCCTGGATCAGCCCCAGAGGTCCACCTGGATCTGGGCAACTGCTACGAGGCGCTGACCTTTGCCAAGAGGGAGAAGCTGGAGCCCCTGAAGGAGGCGGCCTACAAGGTGATGAGTGACAACTACCTCCAGGTCCTGCGGAGCCCCGACATCTACGGGTGCCTGAGCGGGGCGGAGCGCGAGCTGGTCCTCCAGCGCCGGCTCCGGGGCCGCAAGCACCTGGTGGTGGCCGACGTGTGCCCCCAGGAAGGCTCCGGCCGCCTCTGCTGCTACGACGATGCGCGGGACGTCTGGCGCCCGCTGGCCCGCCTGCCGCCCGAGGCTGTGTCCCGGGGCTGTTCCATCTGCAGCCTCTTCAATTACCTCTTCCTGGTGTCCGGTTGCCCGGGCTCGGAGCGCCAGCCCTCCAATCGCGTCTTCTGCTACAACCCGCTGACGGACATCTGGAGCGAGGTGTGCCCGCTGAACCAGGCTCGGCCGCACTGCCGGCTGGTGGCCCTGGACGGACAGCTCTACGCCGTCGGGGGCGAGTGTCTGAACACGGTGGAACGCTACGACCCTCGCCTGGACCGCTGGGCCTTTGCGCCGCCGCTGCCCACCGACACCTTCGCCCTGGCGCACACGGCGGCGGCGAGCGGAGGCGAGCTCTTCGTCACCGGCGGCTCGCTGCGATACCTGCTGCTGCGCTTCTCCGCCCGGGAGCAGCGCTGGCGCGCCGGGCCCACCGGGGGCGGCAGGGACCGCACGGCCGAGATGGTGGCGGTCGGAGGCTTCCTCTATCGCTTCGACCTCAACCGCAGCCTGGGCATCAGCGTCTACCGCTGCAGCGCCAGCGCGCGCCTCTGGTACGAGTGCGCCACGTACCGGACGCCGTTCCCCGACGCCTTCCAGTGCGCCGTGGTGGACGAGCTCGTCTACTGCGTGGGGCGCCGGCGCACGCTGCGCTTCCTGGCCGACTGCGTCTCGCCCAG ATCGCAGAGCCCTTCACAGTACAGCTGCTCAGGCCACCCAGCCCTTGCCTTGGGAGCTGGGGGCAGCCTTCCAGGGGGTGAGGGGATGACGTCGTTCGCCTTCCCTGTGCCTGTGGTCGCCTGGTCTGCCTCATCAGACGGGAGAGGATCGGGAGGGACAGGTCCGTGA